A genomic stretch from Juglans microcarpa x Juglans regia isolate MS1-56 chromosome 3S, Jm3101_v1.0, whole genome shotgun sequence includes:
- the LOC121258156 gene encoding WAT1-related protein At1g25270-like isoform X2, translating to MMGRLCNVIHSSRAAIVMVAVQMVNTGLNILYKLVTEDGSVKLRILIAYRFLFASAFMVPLALISERKNRTKLTWAVLFQSFLCGLFGGVLAQNLYVESLALTSATFASAMTNLVSVITFILGILFGLERLNLERIGGKAKVLGTLVGIGGAMVLTFYKGTEIDIWSTHLDLLRHDQHQSEVRKSQNHILGCILALGSCMSSAMWLIIQAKMSLAYQCHYTSTALTCVMAAIQAVVFALCMEWDWNQWKLGWNIMLLTASSSGIVASGIMVTLIAWCVHMKGPLFVSSFNPLQLVSVAIMGSLVLDEKLHLGSILGAVLIVCGLYAVLWGKGKEMKEISKLVPSESSQGSDQ from the exons ATGATGGGGCGCTTATGTAATGTAATACACAGTTCGAGGGCCGCGATTGTAATGGTAGCAGTTCAAATGGTAAATACAGGGTTAAATATACTGTATAAACTGGTGACAGAGGATGGATCAGTGAAACTGAGGATCCTTATTGCCTACCGTTTTTTGTTTGCCTCTGCCTTCATGGTTCCTCTTGCTCTCATCTCTGAAAGG AAAAACAGGACAAAGCTGACTTGGGCAGTACTCTTCCAATCATTTCTTTGTGGGCTATTTGG AGGAGTATTAGCTCAAAATTTATATGTTGAGAGCTTAGCCTTGACATCAGCAACATTTGCTTCAGCCATGACCAACTTAGTTTCGGTCATTACCTTCATTCTGGGTATCTTGTTCGG GTTGGAGAGGCTGAACCTGGAGAGAATAGGTGGGAAGGCGAAAGTGTTGGGAACATTAGTGGGAATAGGTGGGGCGATGGTCCTTACTTTCTATAAAGGTACAGAAATTGACATATGGTCTACTCATCTTGACCTCTTGCGTCACGACCAACATCAAAGTGAAGTCCGAAAATCCCAAAATCACATTTTGGGTTGTATTTTGGCTTTAGGAAGTTGTATGTCATCCGCCATGTGGTTAATAATTCAG GCAAAAATGAGCTTGGCATATCAATGTCACTACACAAGCACGGCTCTAACGTGTGTGATGGCAGCAATCCAAGCTGTTGTTTTTGCCCTGTGCATGGAATGGGATTGGAATCAATGGAAGTTGGGCTGGAATATCATGCTACTTACAGCTTCTTCTTCg GGTATCGTAGCTTCCGGGATTATGGTGACTTTGATTGCTTGGTGTGTGCACATGAAAGGCCCTTTGTTTGTCTCCAGCTTCAACCCTCTACAGCTTGTTTCAGTTGCCATCATGGGTTCTTTAGTACTGGATGAAAAGTTGCACCTTGGAAG CATACTAGGAGCCGTGTTGATTGTGTGCGGGTTATACGCAGTGCTGTGGGGTAAAGGCAAAGAGATGAAGGAGATTTCTAAACTAGTACCCTCAGAAAGTTCCCAAGGATCTGATCAGTAG
- the LOC121258156 gene encoding WAT1-related protein At1g25270-like isoform X1, whose product MMGRLCNVIHSSRAAIVMVAVQMVNTGLNILYKLVTEDGSVKLRILIAYRFLFASAFMVPLALISERKNRTKLTWAVLFQSFLCGLFGGVLAQNLYVESLALTSATFASAMTNLVSVITFILGILFGLERLNLERIGGKAKVLGTLVGIGGAMVLTFYKGTEIDIWSTHLDLLRHDQHQSEVRKSQNHILGCILALGSCMSSAMWLIIQAKMSLAYQCHYTSTALTCVMAAIQAVVFALCMEWDWNQWKLGWNIMLLTASSSGIVASGIMVTLIAWCVHMKGPLFVSSFNPLQLVSVAIMGSLVLDEKLHLGRSPQLYASNKLEILLPIITFTIVILFLKMEQHTRSRVDCVRVIRSAVG is encoded by the exons ATGATGGGGCGCTTATGTAATGTAATACACAGTTCGAGGGCCGCGATTGTAATGGTAGCAGTTCAAATGGTAAATACAGGGTTAAATATACTGTATAAACTGGTGACAGAGGATGGATCAGTGAAACTGAGGATCCTTATTGCCTACCGTTTTTTGTTTGCCTCTGCCTTCATGGTTCCTCTTGCTCTCATCTCTGAAAGG AAAAACAGGACAAAGCTGACTTGGGCAGTACTCTTCCAATCATTTCTTTGTGGGCTATTTGG AGGAGTATTAGCTCAAAATTTATATGTTGAGAGCTTAGCCTTGACATCAGCAACATTTGCTTCAGCCATGACCAACTTAGTTTCGGTCATTACCTTCATTCTGGGTATCTTGTTCGG GTTGGAGAGGCTGAACCTGGAGAGAATAGGTGGGAAGGCGAAAGTGTTGGGAACATTAGTGGGAATAGGTGGGGCGATGGTCCTTACTTTCTATAAAGGTACAGAAATTGACATATGGTCTACTCATCTTGACCTCTTGCGTCACGACCAACATCAAAGTGAAGTCCGAAAATCCCAAAATCACATTTTGGGTTGTATTTTGGCTTTAGGAAGTTGTATGTCATCCGCCATGTGGTTAATAATTCAG GCAAAAATGAGCTTGGCATATCAATGTCACTACACAAGCACGGCTCTAACGTGTGTGATGGCAGCAATCCAAGCTGTTGTTTTTGCCCTGTGCATGGAATGGGATTGGAATCAATGGAAGTTGGGCTGGAATATCATGCTACTTACAGCTTCTTCTTCg GGTATCGTAGCTTCCGGGATTATGGTGACTTTGATTGCTTGGTGTGTGCACATGAAAGGCCCTTTGTTTGTCTCCAGCTTCAACCCTCTACAGCTTGTTTCAGTTGCCATCATGGGTTCTTTAGTACTGGATGAAAAGTTGCACCTTGGAAGGTCTCCTCAGCTCTATGCATCAAATAAACTTGAAATTCTATTACCAATAATTACTTTCACAATTGTGATTCTGTTTTTGAAAATGGAACAGCATACTAGGAGCCGTGTTGATTGTGTGCGGGTTATACGCAGTGCTGTGGGGTAA
- the LOC121258155 gene encoding WAT1-related protein At1g25270-like, giving the protein MERICDLVHELRPALLMVVVQLAFAGVNVFYKLAANDGMSLRIIVAYRFVFATAFIVPLALVFGRKSRPKLTWVVLFQAFLCGLFGGSLAQNLYIESLTLTSATFASAMTNLVPAITFILAVSFGLEKLSLGSVSGKAKVLGTLTGIGGAMLLTFYKGAEINVWCTHVNLLHHGERQTKHLVSPRSENRLLGGILAIGSCFSYASWLIIQAKMSETYPCHYSSTALMAVMGTIQAAVFALCTERDWNQWKLGWNIRLLTVSYSGIVASGVMVTLISWCVHMRGPLFVSIFSPLMLVSVAIMGSLVLDEKLHLGSILGAVMIVCGLYVVLWGKGKEIKKITQLAPSKSYRESHQHELTDINVITSPRDDDVENNSAINIASMKPESLHPNI; this is encoded by the exons ATGGAACGCATTTGTGATTTAGTGCATGAGCTGAGGCCAGCCTTGTTAATGGTGGTGGTTCAGCTTGCATTTGCAGGGGTCAATGTGTTCTACAAATTGGCCGCAAACGATGGAATGAGCTTAAGGATTATTGTTGCCTATCGCTTCGTTTTCGCAACAGCTTTTATCGTTCCTCTGGCTCTCGTTTTTGGAag GAAAAGTAGGCCAAAGCTGACTTGGGTAGTACTCTTCCAAGCATTTCTTTGTGGGCTATTTGG GGGTTCATTAGCTCAAAATTTATACATTGAGAGCCTAACCTTGACATCAGCAACATTTGCTTCAGCCATGACTAACCTAGTTCCAGCCATTACCTTCATCCTGGCCGTCTCCtttgg gttgGAGAAGCTGAGTCTAGGGTCGGTATCAGGGAAGGCAAAAGTGTTGGGAACATTAACGGGAATAGGTGGGGCGATGCTCCTCACTTTCTATAAAGGAGCAGAGATCAACGTATGGTGTACTCACGTTAACCTTCTGCATCACGGCGAACGTCAAACCAAACACTTGGTATCCCCAAGATCAGAAAATCGCCTTTTGGGTGGTATTTTGGCTATAGGAAGTTGTTTCTCATACGCCTCCTGGTTAATTATTCAG GCAAAAATGAGTGAAACATATCCATGTCACTACTCAAGTACAGCTCTAATGGCTGTGATGGGAACAATCCAAGCTGCTGTTTTTGCCCTATGCACGGAGAGGGATTGGAATCAATGGAAGTTGGGCTGGAACATCAGGCTACTTACAGTGTCTTACTCg GGTATCGTAGCTTCTGGGGTTATGGTAACTTTGATATCATGGTGCGTGCACATGAGAGGTCCTTTATTCGTCTCCATCTTCAGCCCTCTAATGCTTGTTTCAGTTGCCATCATGGGGTCTTTAGTACTGGACGAAAAGCTGCATCTTGGAAG CATATTAGGAGCCGTGATGATTGTGTGCGGGTTATACGTGGTGCTGTGGGGGAAAGGCAAAGAGATAAAGAAGATAACTCAGCTAGCACCCTCCAAAAGCTACCGAGAATCTCATCAACATGAATTGACCGATATTAATGTAATCACGTCTCCAAGGGATGACGACGTTGAAAATAACAGCGCTATTAATATTGCAAGCATGAAACCCGAGAGCCTGCATCCAAACATCTAA
- the LOC121258835 gene encoding LOW QUALITY PROTEIN: protein FAR1-RELATED SEQUENCE 5-like (The sequence of the model RefSeq protein was modified relative to this genomic sequence to represent the inferred CDS: inserted 1 base in 1 codon), translated as MGENEDRMHPFDINMPYNSPSTPVDYSPFSDSFEHMPPYMSYHPPPSNPDDLRQEVPPTSIVPTNTTFEQNLGSTSRMTAESCLDADDMVFDINEYLEGTTIVDDDEVRVEAPRSGMEFDSMKDLTAYYKQYAKQEGFGVRTQRTRKDDEGRPVYVTVGCARGGKYNPTNNNISKPRPTTRTDCKARVNATLSKNDKWVFTTVENVHNHITVSPKKTRFLRSHKHLDEYSQRILDLNDRAGIRMNKNFYSLVVDAGGFENLQFQEKDCRNFIDKARHLRLGKGGGEALNQYFQRMRDRNDGFVSNMDLDDEGRLRNVFWADARSRAAYEYFGDVVTFDTTYLTNRYGMPFAPFVGVNHHGQSILLGAGLLSNEDTETFVWLFRMWLDCMNGRAPKAMITDQDRAMKSAIAIVXPETRHRYCLWHIMRKLPEKLGSHAQFNAGLKTDLHTALYDSHTSGEFEESWGQVITKYDLHGNKWLQSLYEERSFWVPAYLKSVFWAGISTTQRSESMNAFFDGYVHSGTTLKEFVDQFDNALRKKVELETMADFNSNNQTIPCVSHFNIEKQFQRLYTNAKFKEVQRELLGLMCCNCSLVSTEGCILKYQVLDEISTDDHIKTLDFCVYYNEEEVEVKCTCALFQTRGILCRHALRVCQLKKINVLPNVYVLDRWRKDLKRTYTLVRSSYDDQQD; from the exons ATGGGGGAAAATGAAGATAGAATGCATCCTTTTGATATAAATATGCCCTACAATTCCCCGAGTACTCCAGTAGATTATAGCCCATTTTCTGATTCATTTGag CATATGCCACCTTATATGTCCTACCACCCTCCGCCGAGTAATCCAGATGACTTGAGGCAAGAAGTGCCCCCGACGTCAATTGTGCCAACCAATACCACATTTGAACAAAATCTTGGAAGTACATCACGGATGACTGCTGAAAGTTGTCTTGATGCCGATG ACATGGTCTTCGACATAAATGAATATTTAGAGGGTACCACTATTGTCGATGATGATGAAGTACGAGTTGAAGCACCAAGATCTGGGATGGAATTTGACAGTATGAAAGATCTTACAGCCTACTATAAGCAGTATGCGAAGCAAGAGGGTTTTGGTGTACGGACACAAAGGACTAGGAAAGATGATGAAGGGAGGCCTGTGTACGTGACTGTTGGTTGTGCCCGTGGCGGAAAGTACAATCCTACGAACAATAATATCTCGAAGCCACGACCAACAACTAGAACGGATTGTAAAGCGAGAGTAAATGCGACATTGAGCAAGAATGATAAATGGGTTTTCACCACTGTTGAAAATGTGCACAACCACATAACTGTGAGCCCCAAGAAGACAAGATTCTTGCGATCTCACAAACATCTAGATGAATACAGTCAAAGGATCCTCGACCTAAATGATCGAGCCGGTATACGaatgaacaagaatttttattctcttgtcGTTGATGCGGGGGGTTTTGAGAATCTTCAGTTTCAGGAGAAAGATTGTCGGAATTTCATTGACAAGGCTCGACATTTAAGGTTGGGTAAAGGTGGTGGCGAAGCACTTAATCAGTATTTCCAAAGAATGAGAGATCGGAATGATGGGTTCGTTTCTAACATGGACTTGGATGATGAGGGAAGGTTACGAAATGTATTTTGGGCTGATGCTCGGAGTCGAGCGGCGTATGAGTATTTCGGAGACGTAGTAACATTTGATACAACGTACCTAACAAATAGGTACGGGATGCCTTTTGCGCCATTCGTTGGTGTTAATCATCATGGTCAGTCCATATTATTAGGAGCGGGATTGCTTTCAAACGAGGACACTGAAACTTTTGTGTGGTTGTTCCGAATGTGGTTGGATTGTATGAATGGTCGGGCGCCCAAAGCCATGATAACCGACCAAGATCGGGCAATGAAGAGTGCTATTGCCATTG TTCCTGAAACTCGTCACAGATATTGTTTATGGCATATAATGCGCAAACTTCCAGAGAAGTTAGGATCTCATGCGCAATTCAATGCGGGGTTGAAGACTGACCTTCATACTGCATTATATGACTCACATACCAGCGGTGAATTTGAGGAGAGCTGGGGTCAAGTAATTACGAAGTATGATCTCCACGGCAATAAATGGCTTCAATCCTTATATGAGGAAAGGTCTTTTTGGGTTCCAGCTTACTTGAAAAGTGTATTCTGGGCTGGAATAAGCACAACACAAAGGTcggaaagcatgaatgcatttttcgaTGGGTATGTCCATTCCGGTACCACGTTGAAGGAATTCGTCGACCAATTTGATAATGCTCTTAGAAAGAAGGTGGAGTTAGAGACAATGGCTGATTTCAATTCTAACAACCAAACTATTCCCTGCGTGTCCCATTTTAATATTGAGAAGCAGTTCCAAAGGTTATATACAAATGCAAAGTTCAAAGAAGTACAAAGAGAATTACTGGGCCTAATGTGTTGTAATTGTTCGTTGGTAAGCACAGAAGGGTGCATTTTAAAATACCAAGTGTTGGATGAAATATCTACTGATGACCACATCAAAACCTTGGATTTCTGTGTTTACTATAACGAAGAGGAGGTGGAGGTCAAATGCACGTGTGCACTGTTTCAGACGAGGGGGATTCTATGTAGGCATGCACTTAGAGTTTGTcagttgaaaaagattaatgTGCTGCCAAATGTATATGTGTTGGATCGTTGGAGAAAGGACTTAAAGAGGACATACACATTAGTCAGAAGCAGTTACGATGACCAGCAGGAC